One genomic region from Salvia hispanica cultivar TCC Black 2014 chromosome 2, UniMelb_Shisp_WGS_1.0, whole genome shotgun sequence encodes:
- the LOC125207767 gene encoding uncharacterized protein LOC125207767 encodes MDREQEEIQFLGFFGILQESCNIVSSWKKIFAQITVALIIPLSFIYLAHIEISELLFTKIMHNEFILDQTPEGTSSYDRLNALLSSELTTFFLFKLGYFLFFIVLALLSTSAVVYTVASIYTSRDLSLPTVVSVVPRVWKRLIVTFIWNFVIVFAYNVVSLVVLIVGAILLGQIDIVGPLFLIAFAAAYLIGFLYITIIWHVATVVSVLEESYGINAMTKSQDLIKGKMGVAFAVFMVIGVCFFAIQLMFEMLVVQGEGGVADRVGYGIVCLVLLSVLMLFGLIAQTIIYFVCKSYHHQNIDKSLLADHLGAYLGEYVPLKAADVQLHHFQP; translated from the coding sequence ATGGATAGAGAGCAGGAAGAAATCCAATTCCTAGGGTTCTTCGGCATCCTTCAGGAATCGTGCAACATCGTGTCCTCATGGAAGAAGATCTTCGCCCAAATCACGGTAGCCCTAATCATCCCCCTCTCCTTCATCTACCTCGCCCACATCGAGATCTCGGAGCTCCTCTTCACCAAAATCATGCACAACGAATTCATCCTCGACCAGACCCCCGAGGGCACCAGCTCCTACGACCGCCTCAACGCCCTCCTCTCCTCCGAGCTCACCAccttcttcctcttcaaaCTCGGCtacttcctcttcttcatcGTCCTCGCCCTCCTCTCCACCTCCGCCGTCGTCTACACCGTCGCCTCCATCTACACCTCCCGCGACCTCTCCCTCCCCACCGTCGTCAGCGTCGTCCCCCGCGTCTGGAAGCGCCTCATCGTCACCTTCATCTGGAATTTCGTCATCGTCTTCGCCTACAACGTCGTCTCCCTCGTCGTCCTCATCGTCGGCGCTATTCTATTAGGCCAGATCGACATCGTCGGTCCTCTGTTCCTGATCGCCTTCGCCGCGGCCTACCTGATCGGATTCCTGTACATCACGATCATCTGGCACGTGGCGACGGTGGTGTCGGTGCTGGAGGAGAGCTACGGGATCAACGCGATGACGAAGAGCCAGGATCTGATCAAGGGGAAGATGGGGGTGGCGTTTGCCGTGTTCATGGTGATCGGGGTCTGCTTCTTCGCGATACAGCTGATGTTCGAGATGCTGGTGGTGCAGGGGGAGGGCGGGGTCGCGGATCGGGTCGGGTATGGGATCGTGTGCTTGGTGTTGCTGTCGGTGTTGATGCTGTTTGGGCTGATCGCGCAGACGATTATCTACTTTGTTTGTAAATCGTATCATCATCAGAATATTGATAAATCGCTGCTGGCGGATCATCTCGGGGCGTATCTCGGGGAGTATGTGCCGCTCAAGGCTGCGGATGTGCAGCTTCACCATTTTCAGCCTTGA
- the LOC125207938 gene encoding 2S seed storage albumin protein-like: MAKFALSLLPLLLLLASTTAVEILNPSSRCRREIDRQRLSSCRQYLKEGSRFDWTRQDARGWREAFPRCCDELERINQQCRCEAVKQVVREHQSAGLQGQQMREMVQTAQSLPSLCRISPQYCDNIPETTTPF; this comes from the exons ATGGCCAAGTTcgctctctctcttctccctctccttctcctcctGGCCTCCACTACCGCCGTGGAGATTCTGAACCCCAGCAGCCGCTGCCGCCGCGAGATCGACCGGCAGAGGCTGAGCTCTTGCCGCCAGTATCTGAAAGAGGGCAGCCGGTTCGACTGGACGCGCCAGGACGCCCGCGGCTGGCGCGAGGCGTTCCCGCGTTGCTGCGATGAGCTTGAGCGGATCAATCAGCAGTGCCGCTGCGAAGCTGTCAAGCAG GTGGTGAGGGAACATCAATCAGCAGGATTACAAGGGCAACAGATGAGGGAGATGGTGCAGACGGCACAAAGTTTGCCTAGTCTGTGTCGCATATCACCTCAGTATTGTGACAACATACCAGAAACTACTACTCCGTTTTAG
- the LOC125208330 gene encoding probable polygalacturonase — protein sequence MTTMQSDHNPLFNAAKSSFSRPSWAFTLLLFAAAATLTLHVTTRAISPLPDIGAAAAPETCSALFRAPPPRRLVKSIADFGGVGDGATSNTAAFRRAVEFLEKSGGGGGGAQLNVPRGRWVTGSFNLTSDFTLFLEDGAVILGSQDPEEWPIIEALPSYGRGREREGGRHISLIHGNSLTNVVITGNNGTIDGQGKMWWDLWWNRTLKNTRGHLVELVNSHNILISNLTFRNSPFWTIHPVYCSNVVIKDMTILAPLNAPNTDGIDPDSSTNVCIEDCYIESGDDLVAVKSGWDQYGIATAKPSVNITVRRVSGTTPTCSGIGIGSEMSGGISNVLVEDLYIRDSAAGVRIKTDKGRGGYITNITIQNVVMERVKVPLRFSRGADDHPDEKWDPNALPLVRGIRISNVVSKDSRKPPLLVGIEGAPFQDICMRNVSLLGISPSQRWSCEFVSGFSDGVTPMPCLELQRNGSSSWC from the exons ATGACGACGATGCAAAGCGATCATAACCCTTTATTCAACGCCGCAAAATCGAGCTTCAGCCGCCCATCTTGGGCTTTCACACTGCTCCTCTTCGCGGCGGCGGCCACCCTCACCCTCCACGTCACCACCCGCGCCATCTCCCCCCTGCCCGATAtcggcgccgccgccgcgccgGAGACCTGCTCCGCCCTCTTCCGCGCCCCGCCGCCGCGGAGGCTCGTCAAATCGATCGCCGATTTCGGCGGGGTCGGCGACGGAGCCACCTCCAACACCGCCGCCTTCCGCCGCGCCGTCGAGTTTTTGGAGAAATCCGGCGGCGGTGGGGGTGGGGCCCAGCTGAATGTTCCTAGGGGGAGGTGGGTCACGGGAAGCTTCAACTTGACGAGCGATTTCACGCTGTTTCTCGAAGATGGAGCTGTCATCTTGGGATCTCAG GATCCGGAGGAATGGCCGATCATTGAGGCGTTGCCTTCATACGGAAGAGGtagggagagagagggaggcAGACACATTAGCCTCATTCACGGAAATTCCCTTACAAATGTTGTCATTACAG GCAACAATGGTACGATCGATGGTCAAGGGAAGATGTGGTGGGATCTATGGTGGAACAGGACATTAAAGAACACAAGAGGCCATCTTGTTGAACTTGTAAACTCACACAATATCCTGATCTCGAACCTCACTTTCCGAAACTCTCCGTTTTGGACCATTCATCCTGTTTACTGCAG CAATGTTGTTATCAAAGACATGACAATATTGGCACCTCTAAATGCCCCAAATACTGATGGAATTGATCCAG ATTCAAGCACCAATGTGTGCATCGAAGATTGCTATATCGAGAGTGGTGATGATCTAGTAGCAGTGAAGAGTGGTTGGGACCAGTACGGCATAGCCACGGCCAAACCAAGTGTAAACATTACTGTAAGAAGAGTATCAGGAACTACTCCAACATGTTCCGGTATTGGGATTGGCAGTGAGATGTCTGGTGGCATCAGCAACGTTCTAGTCGAGGATTTGTACATTAGGGACTCTGCAGCCGGAGTAAGGATCAAAACCGACAAGGGTCGAGGTGGATACATCACCAACATTACTATACAAAATGTTGTGATGGAGAGAGTTAAGGTGCCGTTGAGGTTTAGCAGAGGCGCGGATGACCATCCAGATGAGAAATGGGACCCTAACGCGTTGCCTTTGGTGAGAGGGATACGGATAAGTAATGTAGTGAGTAAGGATTCGAGAAAACCCCCCTTGCTAGTAGGCATTGAAGGGGCTCCATTTCAGGATATATGCATGAGAAATGTTAGCCTGCTCGGGATATCGCCATCTCAGAGGTGGAGCTGCGAGTTTGTCTCTGGCTTCAGTGATGGCGTGACTCCCATGCCGTGCTTAGAGTTGCAGAGAAACGGCTCCTCGTCTTGGTGTTAG
- the LOC125208331 gene encoding photosystem I reaction center subunit N, chloroplastic-like, with protein sequence MAAMNSGVLACNYAISGAELNSKVSSLPSVATPTAPAPRLPVIRAQQSSESGRRAAIFGLGAALFTAVAASSANAGVIDDYLEKSKANKELNDKKRLATSGANFARAFTVQFGTCKFPENFTGCQDLAKQKKVPFLSEDLALECEGKDKYKCGSNVFWKW encoded by the exons ATGGCAGCCATGAACTCTGGTGTTTTGGCTTGCAACTACGCCATCTCCGGCGCTGAGCTCAACTCCAAAGTCAGCTCTCTGCCCTCTGTTGCCACTCCAACAGCACCGGCTCCGAGGCTGCCTGTCATCAGGGCCCAGCAGTCCAGTGAGTCAGGCAGGAGAGCTGCCATTTTCGGCCTTGGCGCCGCCCTCTTCACCGCCGTTGCTGCTTCCAGCGCCAACGCTGGCGTCATCGATGATTACTTGGAGAAGAGCAAGGCTAACAAG GAATTGAATGACAAGAAGAGGCTGGCCACCAGCGGTGCCAACTTCGCACGCGCCTTCACCGTTCAGTTTGGCACGTGCAAGTTCCCCGAGAACTTCACCGGATGCCAGGATCTTGCCAAACAGAAG AAAGTTCCATTCCTTAGTGAAGATCTAGCCTTGGAGTGTGAAGGGAAAGACAAGTACAAGTGTGGCTCTAATGTGTTTTGGAAATGGTGA
- the LOC125208329 gene encoding uncharacterized protein LOC125208329 isoform X1 — protein MDVIESIDDLQVQDPPGEDFCSADLDWVKLRSAERCDEVALIPYDRVDAFIIGECSTLECPTRFHIERGRKRSPGSLKEYKNDEYLEYRLYWCSFGPENYGEGGGTLPSRRYRLNTRNRAARPQSMRGCTCNFVVKRLYARPSLVLLIYNERRHVNKAGFVCHGPLDKDAIGPGAKKIPYVCSEIQQQTMSMIYLGIPEENVLEKHIEGVQRYCGPDPKVKTHASQYVQKLGMIIKRSTQELDLDDEASIRLWAERNKKSIFFYRDTSENEPFILGIQTEWQLQQMIRFGHRSIIAADSTFGIKRLKYPLCTLLVFDSRGHALPVAWIITRSIAKPDVSIWMKSLLDRVHSVDHGWKASGFIVDDAAAEIEPIRETFSCPVLFSLWRVRRSWLRHIVKKCTNIEVQREIFKRLGQIVYGIWGGMNLNVALEELMLDCVDQTSFMQYFKDSWLPKIEMWLELMKTVPLASQEASGAIEAYHVKLKTRLYDDSHLGSLQRVDWLVHKLTTELHSSYWLDRYADESDLFPNVKEEYMASTSWYRALQIPNASVSFDEKDQLFAKVLSQNDSSQSKLVWNPGSEFAHCDCEWALQGNLCKHVIKVNMICGNMPHYQSSLSFQSLKTMLMDLWKKPMDDSVSMDLSTAWTLQVLDQVQKLVELDDSNNIGLVVDNMPLKWAAKRVRTSSPGRQSQPSVLPGPSKSSATNKSGKRKKL, from the exons ATGGATGTGATTGAATCCATTGATGATCTCCAAGTGCAAGATCCACCCGGAGAAGATTTCTGCTCAGCCGATTTGGATTGGGTCAAGCTTAGGAGTGCAGAGCGATGTGATGAAGTTGCTCTTATACCTTATGATCGGGTTGATGCATTCATCATTGGAGAATGTTCTACTTTAGAGTGCCCAACTAGGTTCCACATCGAGAGGGGCCGGAAACGATCCCCAGGAAGCTTAAAGGAATACAAGAATGATGAGTATTTGGAGTATAGGCT gTATTGGTGTTCTTTTGGACCTGAAAATTATGGAGAAGGTGGAGGTACATTGCCAAGTAGAAGGTATCGGCTAAACACTCGAAATCGTGCAGCCAGGCCTCAATCTATGCGGGGATGTACATGCAATTTTGTTGTGAAGCGTCTGTATGCCCGTCCATCCCTTGTGCTTCTTATATATAATGAGAGACGTCATGTGAATAAAGCAGGTTTTGTCTGCCATGGTCCCCTAGATAAGGATGCAATAGGCCCTGGCGCCAAGAAGATTCCGTATGTTTGTAGTGAGATTCAACAGCAAACTATGTCTATGATATATCTTGGTATACCCGAGGAAAATGTGTTGGAGAAACATATTGAGGGGGTTCAACGCTATTGTGGTCCTGATCCAAAAGTGAAAACCCATGCTTCACAATATGTGCAGAAACTTGGGATGATTATTAAGCGTTCCACTCAAGAGTTGGATCTCGATGATGAAGCAAGCATCCGTTTGTGGGCTGAGCGGAACAAGAagtccattttcttttatcgAGATACGTCAGAAAACGAgccttttattttaggaataCAGACTGAATGGCAGCTGCAACAAATGATCCGGTTTGGCCATCGCAGTATCATAGCAGCTGATTCAACATTTGGAATTAAGAGACTAAag TATCCATTGTGCACACTTCTTGTTTTTGACTCAAGAGGACATGCGCTCCCTGTTGCTTGGATCATTACCCGCAGTATTGCTAAGCCAGATGTCAGTATATGGATGAAATCACTACTTGATCGAGTTCACTCAGTTGACCATGGATGGAAAGCCAGCGGATTTATAGTTGACGATGCTGCTGCAGAGATTGAGCCCATAAG GGAGACATTTTCTTGCCCTGTACTTTTTTCCCTCTGGCGGGTTCGTAGGTCATGGCTGAGACATATAGTTAAGAAATGTACTAACATTGAAGTCCAGAGGGAGATCTTTAAACGTTTGGGTCAAATAGTGTACGGCATTTGGGGAGGAATGAATCTTAACGTTGCTTTAGAAGAGCTTATGCTGGATTGTGTCGATCAAACTTCCTTTATGCAATATTTCAAAGATTCTTGGCTCCCTAAGATCG AAATGTGGCTCGAGTTAATGAAGACTGTGCCACTTGCAAGCCAGGAAGCATCCGGTGCAATTGAAGCATATCACGTGAAGCTGAAAACTAGACTGTACGATGATTCACATCTTGGTTCCCTCCAGAGGGTTGATTGGCTAGTTCATAAGTTGACAACTGAGTTGCACTCTAGCTACTGGCTTGACCGCTATGCAGATGAAAGTGATTTATTTCCAAACGTGAAGGAGGAATACATGGCTTCGACTTCATGGTATCGAGCTCTCCAAATTCCCAACGCTTCTGTTTCCTTTGATGAAAAAGACCAACTTTTTGCTAAAGTGCTCAGTCAAAATGACAGCAGCCAAAGTAAACTAGTCTGGAATCCTGGTTCTGAATTTGCTCATTGTGACTGTGAATGGGCGTTGCAAGGGAACCTATGCAAGCATGTGATTAAGGTCAATATGATTTGTGGTAATATGCCTCACTACCAATCTTCCTTATCGTTTCAGTCACTTAAAACTATGTTAATGGATCTCTGGAAGAAGCCAATGGATGATTCTGTATCAATGGACCTGTCAACTGCCTGGACATTACAAGTTCTCGACCAAGTCCAGAAGCTCGTGGAGTTGGATGATTCCAATAATATAGGTCTTGTTGTAGACAATATGCCGCTAAAATGGGCTGCTAAACGAGTCAGAACATCATCACCTGGCAGACAGTCACAACCCTCTGTGTTGCCAGGACCCTCCAAGAGTTCTGCTACTAATAAGAGTGGGAAGAGGAAGAAATTGTAG
- the LOC125208329 gene encoding uncharacterized protein LOC125208329 isoform X2, with the protein MDVIESIDDLQVQDPPGEDFCSADLDWVKLRSAERCDEVALIPYDRVDAFIIGECSTLECPTRFHIERGRKRSPGSLKEYKNDEYLEYRLYWCSFGPENYGEGGGTLPSRRYRLNTRNRAARPQSMRGCTCNFVVKRLYARPSLVLLIYNERRHVNKAGFVCHGPLDKDAIGPGAKKIPYVCSEIQQQTMSMIYLGIPEENVLEKHIEGVQRYCGPDPKVKTHASQYVQKLGMIIKRSTQELDLDDEASIRLWAERNKKSIFFYRDTSENEPFILGIQTEWQLQQMIRFGHRSIIAADSTFGIKRLKYPLCTLLVFDSRGHALPVAWIITRSIAKPDVSIWMKSLLDRVHSVDHGWKASGFIVDDAAAEIEPIRETFSCPVLFSLWRVRRSWLRHIVKKCTNIEVQREIFKRLGQIVYGIWGGMNLNVALEELMLDCVDQTSFMQYFKDSWLPKIEMWLELMKTVPLASQEASGAIEAYHVKLKTRLYDDSHLGSLQRVDWLVHKLTTELHSSYWLDRYADESDLFPNVKEEYMASTSCHLKLC; encoded by the exons ATGGATGTGATTGAATCCATTGATGATCTCCAAGTGCAAGATCCACCCGGAGAAGATTTCTGCTCAGCCGATTTGGATTGGGTCAAGCTTAGGAGTGCAGAGCGATGTGATGAAGTTGCTCTTATACCTTATGATCGGGTTGATGCATTCATCATTGGAGAATGTTCTACTTTAGAGTGCCCAACTAGGTTCCACATCGAGAGGGGCCGGAAACGATCCCCAGGAAGCTTAAAGGAATACAAGAATGATGAGTATTTGGAGTATAGGCT gTATTGGTGTTCTTTTGGACCTGAAAATTATGGAGAAGGTGGAGGTACATTGCCAAGTAGAAGGTATCGGCTAAACACTCGAAATCGTGCAGCCAGGCCTCAATCTATGCGGGGATGTACATGCAATTTTGTTGTGAAGCGTCTGTATGCCCGTCCATCCCTTGTGCTTCTTATATATAATGAGAGACGTCATGTGAATAAAGCAGGTTTTGTCTGCCATGGTCCCCTAGATAAGGATGCAATAGGCCCTGGCGCCAAGAAGATTCCGTATGTTTGTAGTGAGATTCAACAGCAAACTATGTCTATGATATATCTTGGTATACCCGAGGAAAATGTGTTGGAGAAACATATTGAGGGGGTTCAACGCTATTGTGGTCCTGATCCAAAAGTGAAAACCCATGCTTCACAATATGTGCAGAAACTTGGGATGATTATTAAGCGTTCCACTCAAGAGTTGGATCTCGATGATGAAGCAAGCATCCGTTTGTGGGCTGAGCGGAACAAGAagtccattttcttttatcgAGATACGTCAGAAAACGAgccttttattttaggaataCAGACTGAATGGCAGCTGCAACAAATGATCCGGTTTGGCCATCGCAGTATCATAGCAGCTGATTCAACATTTGGAATTAAGAGACTAAag TATCCATTGTGCACACTTCTTGTTTTTGACTCAAGAGGACATGCGCTCCCTGTTGCTTGGATCATTACCCGCAGTATTGCTAAGCCAGATGTCAGTATATGGATGAAATCACTACTTGATCGAGTTCACTCAGTTGACCATGGATGGAAAGCCAGCGGATTTATAGTTGACGATGCTGCTGCAGAGATTGAGCCCATAAG GGAGACATTTTCTTGCCCTGTACTTTTTTCCCTCTGGCGGGTTCGTAGGTCATGGCTGAGACATATAGTTAAGAAATGTACTAACATTGAAGTCCAGAGGGAGATCTTTAAACGTTTGGGTCAAATAGTGTACGGCATTTGGGGAGGAATGAATCTTAACGTTGCTTTAGAAGAGCTTATGCTGGATTGTGTCGATCAAACTTCCTTTATGCAATATTTCAAAGATTCTTGGCTCCCTAAGATCG AAATGTGGCTCGAGTTAATGAAGACTGTGCCACTTGCAAGCCAGGAAGCATCCGGTGCAATTGAAGCATATCACGTGAAGCTGAAAACTAGACTGTACGATGATTCACATCTTGGTTCCCTCCAGAGGGTTGATTGGCTAGTTCATAAGTTGACAACTGAGTTGCACTCTAGCTACTGGCTTGACCGCTATGCAGATGAAAGTGATTTATTTCCAAACGTGAAGGAGGAATACATGGCTTCGACTTCATG TCACTTAAAACTATGTTAA